A genomic region of Granulicella sp. L56 contains the following coding sequences:
- a CDS encoding VWA domain-containing protein, with translation MMLAQQAQQTAAQDQAPQTVAQQTAAQQQAIPDAPRPQQPSPFNAVAPGKGTPADLDNSTSSDDDAGAPPSSLPQTAAEKAAQGTPPEVPAAGQGAEAFTLHVQTNFVEVPFTVKDSKQRLVPGLTWRDVHVYENGLRQQMALFTTDAFPLSVALVIDQSMTYDNMTKVNNALDALPGAFAAYDEVAVFTYNNGPRMQTDFTAAQSARLSAVIERSKSTGREGAMAYTSGPLSQNINLNGGAQSYIDPNTNSTHGTSLSNTLNVPKEVHTLNDAILAAANHLAKTRPGRRRVIYVISDGKEYGSTASFKEVVKYLQTNKIAVYGTLVGDSSLPVVGFLDRIHLPLTMRDNVLQAYAKQTGGNFEAEFRQRGIEDSFARIAEEVRTQYTIGYYTHEPFIDSKYRTLEVKILRPNLTVIAKAGYYPSAEDTKPSIVRAK, from the coding sequence ATGATGCTGGCACAGCAGGCACAGCAAACGGCAGCACAGGATCAGGCACCGCAGACAGTCGCGCAACAGACAGCCGCGCAGCAGCAGGCGATTCCCGATGCTCCCAGGCCACAGCAACCATCGCCGTTCAATGCGGTTGCGCCCGGCAAGGGCACACCAGCAGACCTCGATAACTCGACCTCTTCTGACGATGACGCTGGAGCACCCCCAAGCAGCCTGCCGCAAACGGCGGCGGAGAAGGCTGCGCAAGGTACGCCTCCTGAGGTTCCGGCGGCAGGACAAGGAGCTGAGGCCTTTACCCTGCATGTCCAGACCAATTTTGTCGAAGTGCCGTTTACCGTAAAGGATTCGAAGCAGCGTCTGGTGCCGGGACTGACCTGGCGCGATGTGCACGTATACGAAAATGGCCTGCGCCAGCAGATGGCACTCTTTACGACAGACGCCTTTCCTCTGTCGGTAGCGCTCGTCATCGACCAGAGCATGACCTACGACAACATGACCAAGGTCAACAACGCGCTCGATGCGCTGCCGGGAGCCTTCGCAGCCTATGACGAGGTCGCGGTCTTTACCTATAACAATGGGCCGAGAATGCAGACCGACTTCACCGCTGCCCAGAGCGCCCGCTTGAGTGCCGTGATCGAACGGTCCAAGTCGACCGGACGCGAAGGTGCGATGGCCTACACCAGCGGTCCGCTCTCGCAGAACATCAACCTTAATGGCGGTGCACAGAGCTACATCGACCCAAACACCAATTCGACCCACGGCACCAGCCTGAGCAATACGCTGAACGTTCCCAAGGAAGTGCATACGCTGAACGACGCCATTCTGGCGGCAGCGAACCACCTGGCCAAGACGCGGCCCGGACGTCGGCGCGTGATCTACGTCATCAGCGATGGCAAGGAATACGGCAGCACAGCGAGCTTCAAAGAAGTCGTGAAGTATCTGCAGACCAACAAGATCGCTGTCTACGGCACGCTGGTAGGCGACTCTTCCCTGCCCGTCGTCGGCTTCCTCGACCGCATCCACCTGCCCCTGACCATGCGTGACAACGTCCTGCAGGCCTATGCCAAGCAGACCGGCGGCAATTTTGAGGCGGAGTTCCGGCAGCGCGGCATCGAAGACAGCTTTGCCCGGATCGCCGAAGAGGTGCGCACGCAGTACACCATCGGCTACTACACGCACGAGCCGTTTATCGACAGCAAATATCGCACCCTTGAGGTCAAGATCCTGCGGCCGAATCTGACGGTCATCGCCAAGGCGGGGTACTATCCCTCGGCTGAGGACACCAAGCCGTCCATCGTTCGAGCAAAGTAG
- a CDS encoding polyphosphate kinase 2 family protein gives MKLKSPYLVKPHSTVRITRLPAGETGSFKTEESAAALLVKHRTQLNTLQEVFYASQQKALLIVLQGMDTAGKDGTIRHIFSGINPQGCDVTAFKVPTPLEARHDFLWRAHDAVPPRGMIGIFNRSHYEDVLSPRVHKLISGKIVRRRLENINGFEDMLTDNGVVILKFFLHISHEEQTQRLKSRIDTPDKHWKLSEADFHERQFWPGYEEAYNDILSATSRKHAPWFVIPSNHKWYRNVAISQIIVDAMQGLKLKYPPPTFDPSHIKL, from the coding sequence ATGAAGCTGAAATCGCCCTACCTCGTCAAACCGCATTCGACAGTCCGCATCACCCGTCTTCCCGCCGGGGAGACCGGCTCCTTCAAGACGGAGGAGTCTGCCGCGGCGCTTCTCGTCAAGCATCGCACCCAGCTCAATACTCTTCAGGAAGTCTTCTACGCCAGCCAGCAGAAGGCCCTGCTGATCGTCCTGCAGGGCATGGACACGGCGGGCAAAGACGGCACCATCCGCCACATCTTCTCCGGCATCAACCCGCAGGGCTGCGACGTCACCGCCTTCAAGGTTCCCACCCCGCTGGAGGCTCGGCACGACTTCCTGTGGCGCGCTCACGACGCCGTCCCCCCCAGAGGCATGATCGGCATCTTCAACCGGTCACACTACGAGGACGTTCTCTCGCCGCGAGTCCACAAGCTCATCTCCGGCAAGATCGTCCGCCGACGCCTCGAGAACATTAATGGGTTCGAAGACATGCTCACCGACAACGGCGTCGTCATCCTCAAGTTTTTCCTGCACATCTCGCACGAAGAGCAGACCCAGCGCCTCAAGTCCCGTATCGACACGCCGGACAAGCACTGGAAGCTCTCCGAAGCGGACTTCCACGAGCGCCAGTTCTGGCCCGGCTACGAAGAGGCCTACAACGACATCCTCTCCGCCACCAGCCGCAAACATGCCCCTTGGTTCGTCATCCCGTCGAACCACAAGTGGTACCGCAACGTCGCCATCTCGCAGATCATCGTCGACGCCATGCAGGGTCTCAAGCTCAAATACCCGCCTCCGACCTTCGATCCCAGCCACATCAAGCTATAA
- a CDS encoding EamA family transporter, whose amino-acid sequence MHLNALLALAAAVLWGGGDFSGGMGAKNAGGTMGGALRVILLSHASSFVVLIAIAQWRGDAFPHGAPLAWGIGAGVAGGISLACFYVALSRGAMGASAALSGLLAAAIPAAVSIASEGSPGLLRIVGFLIAGGAIWLIAAGPNAEAKSADAGTIWLAVVAGIGFGIYFVSLKMAGVAGVVWPMATARIGSLSVCSLMLLGLSFSSKTTEIAKGRLNRTAVRWALTTALLDTSGNLLFIAATRAGRLDVAAVLASLYPASTILLAAWMLSERPTRRQGLGMLVAAAAVVMITL is encoded by the coding sequence TTGCATCTGAACGCTCTGCTGGCCCTGGCGGCAGCCGTTTTATGGGGTGGCGGAGACTTCTCCGGCGGCATGGGCGCAAAGAACGCCGGTGGCACCATGGGCGGTGCGCTGCGCGTCATCCTGCTGAGCCATGCCTCCAGCTTTGTTGTGCTAATCGCCATCGCCCAATGGCGCGGCGATGCCTTCCCGCACGGCGCTCCGCTGGCCTGGGGCATTGGGGCTGGCGTCGCGGGGGGAATCTCGCTGGCTTGTTTCTACGTCGCGCTCTCGCGTGGCGCCATGGGAGCCTCAGCCGCCTTGAGCGGCCTGCTGGCCGCTGCCATTCCTGCTGCGGTCTCAATCGCCTCGGAGGGTTCGCCGGGGCTGCTGCGCATCGTGGGTTTCCTTATAGCTGGAGGCGCCATCTGGCTAATCGCCGCCGGGCCGAACGCCGAGGCCAAATCCGCCGATGCCGGTACGATCTGGCTGGCCGTCGTGGCAGGCATTGGCTTTGGTATCTACTTTGTATCCTTGAAGATGGCCGGAGTTGCCGGCGTGGTCTGGCCGATGGCTACGGCAAGGATCGGCAGCCTGAGCGTCTGCTCCCTGATGCTGCTGGGACTCTCGTTCAGCTCAAAGACCACAGAGATTGCCAAAGGCCGCCTGAACCGCACAGCGGTTCGCTGGGCGCTGACGACAGCGCTGCTCGATACCTCGGGCAACCTGCTGTTTATCGCAGCCACAAGGGCCGGACGACTGGATGTAGCCGCGGTACTGGCTTCCCTCTACCCGGCCTCGACCATCCTGCTGGCGGCCTGGATGCTGAGCGAGCGACCCACCCGGCGGCAGGGGCTGGGAATGCTGGTAGCCGCAGCAGCCGTGGTCATGATTACCCTGTAA
- the tatA gene encoding twin-arginine translocase TatA/TatE family subunit: MGDLFQPWHLAILAIIVIVLFGGKKLPELGKGLGEGLRGFKDGMKGVTEEINKPTETTHAVTPKPEESVK, from the coding sequence ATGGGCGATCTATTTCAACCGTGGCATCTGGCCATCCTCGCGATCATCGTTATAGTGCTGTTCGGCGGTAAGAAGCTGCCGGAGCTGGGCAAAGGTTTGGGCGAAGGCCTTCGCGGCTTCAAAGACGGCATGAAGGGCGTCACCGAAGAGATAAACAAGCCCACCGAGACCACTCACGCCGTTACGCCGAAGCCGGAAGAATCGGTCAAGTAG
- the glgC gene encoding glucose-1-phosphate adenylyltransferase — MRDTLGVLLAGGAGERLFPLTRDRAKPAVPFAGQYRIIDSTLSNCINSDLRRVYILTQYKALSLNRHIREGWGPVVANELGEFIEILPPMQRVSKNWYTGTADAVYQNIYSIGSEEPKYVIILSGDHIYKMNYGRMLNQHKDSGADVTLATLPISPDEVSAFGVVEIAQSGEVTGFVEKPKETSIRSPFTPDMVDVSMGIYIFNTDVLIPELLKDAEDPESKHDFGHDILPKLLGRFKVQAFNFVDENKTKALYWRDVGTLEAYYEANMDVAGVSPTFNLYDKSWPMRTRPYQYPPAKFVFGEPGRTGMAINSIVCSGSIVSGAVVRNSVVSHDVRVNSYADVDSSIVFSHVNIGRHCRIRHAILDRDVHIPDGTVIGYDPNEDKKNYFVSASGITVVTRDYSVYENPVSPDFLQQRDTW, encoded by the coding sequence GATACGCTGGGCGTTCTGCTTGCCGGTGGTGCCGGTGAAAGACTTTTCCCCCTGACCCGTGATCGCGCTAAACCGGCAGTTCCCTTTGCCGGGCAGTACCGCATCATCGATAGCACGCTGTCCAACTGCATCAACTCCGATCTGCGTCGCGTTTATATCCTCACCCAGTACAAGGCGCTCTCGCTCAACCGCCACATCCGCGAAGGCTGGGGGCCAGTGGTGGCCAATGAACTCGGCGAGTTCATCGAGATCCTTCCGCCCATGCAGCGCGTCAGCAAGAACTGGTACACCGGCACCGCCGATGCGGTCTACCAGAACATCTACTCCATCGGTTCCGAGGAGCCCAAGTACGTCATCATCCTCTCCGGCGATCACATCTACAAGATGAATTATGGCCGCATGCTCAACCAGCACAAGGACTCCGGCGCGGATGTGACCCTGGCCACGCTGCCCATCTCGCCCGATGAGGTCTCCGCCTTCGGTGTCGTTGAGATCGCCCAGAGCGGCGAAGTCACCGGCTTCGTCGAAAAGCCGAAGGAGACCAGCATTCGTTCCCCCTTCACCCCGGACATGGTCGATGTCTCGATGGGCATCTACATCTTCAACACCGACGTCCTCATCCCCGAGCTTCTGAAAGATGCCGAAGATCCCGAGTCCAAGCATGATTTCGGCCATGACATTCTGCCCAAGCTTCTGGGGCGCTTCAAGGTTCAGGCATTCAACTTTGTCGACGAGAATAAGACGAAGGCCCTCTACTGGCGCGATGTCGGCACTCTGGAGGCCTACTACGAGGCCAACATGGATGTTGCGGGCGTCTCGCCTACCTTCAATCTCTATGACAAGTCCTGGCCCATGCGTACGCGTCCCTATCAGTACCCGCCTGCCAAGTTTGTCTTCGGAGAGCCGGGACGAACCGGCATGGCGATCAACTCAATCGTTTGCTCCGGCTCCATCGTCTCCGGAGCCGTCGTGCGCAACAGCGTCGTCTCGCACGACGTTCGTGTCAACTCCTACGCCGACGTGGATTCGAGCATTGTCTTTTCGCACGTTAACATCGGTCGCCACTGCCGCATCCGGCACGCCATTCTCGACCGCGACGTCCACATTCCGGACGGCACGGTCATCGGCTACGATCCCAACGAAGACAAGAAGAACTACTTTGTCTCCGCCAGCGGCATCACCGTCGTCACCCGCGACTACTCTGTCTACGAGAACCCGGTCTCACCAGACTTTCTCCAGCAACGCGACACCTGGTAA
- a CDS encoding VWA domain-containing protein encodes MRPFVLLAAALSLGFSLPLHAQEAPSPDGPPPASTAAAQPREDQDVETLKVNVNLVNVYFSVRDKDGFITNLHKNDCEIAEDKVPQTIKNFTQEKKLPLTIGILLDTSGSQQNVLPLEQQSGAEFLKDVLTPKDEAFLISFDINVDLLSDYTNDPRELRRAMEKATINTGAGTGSVTGNGTPRGTLLYDAVYLAAHDKLRQEAGRKVLVMLTDGGDQGSQETLKSSIEAAQKSNTIIYVILIADRNFYNGGFGINLGVTGAADMDRLARETGGRVINVGNNGKKLEDAFDQIQDELRTQYLASYTPTNLKVDGTFRTLNISCQKGQKVQARKGYYALADSMGNDE; translated from the coding sequence ATGCGCCCCTTTGTCCTGCTTGCCGCCGCCCTGTCCCTTGGCTTCTCACTCCCCCTCCATGCGCAGGAGGCCCCCTCGCCCGACGGTCCACCCCCGGCCAGTACTGCTGCTGCCCAGCCCCGCGAAGATCAGGATGTCGAGACCCTGAAGGTCAACGTCAACCTCGTCAACGTCTACTTCTCCGTGCGCGATAAGGACGGCTTCATCACCAATCTGCATAAGAACGACTGCGAGATTGCCGAGGACAAGGTCCCACAGACCATCAAAAACTTTACGCAGGAGAAGAAGTTACCGCTCACGATCGGCATCCTGCTCGACACCAGCGGCAGCCAGCAGAACGTTCTTCCGCTGGAGCAGCAGTCCGGTGCCGAGTTTCTCAAGGACGTTCTGACGCCCAAGGACGAGGCCTTCCTTATCTCGTTCGACATCAACGTCGATCTTCTCTCCGATTACACGAACGACCCGCGCGAGCTGAGACGCGCCATGGAGAAGGCCACGATTAATACCGGTGCCGGCACTGGCTCCGTCACCGGCAATGGCACGCCGCGCGGCACTCTCCTGTACGACGCTGTGTATCTTGCCGCTCACGACAAGCTGCGGCAAGAAGCGGGGCGCAAGGTGCTGGTCATGCTGACCGATGGCGGCGACCAGGGCAGCCAGGAGACACTGAAGTCTTCCATTGAAGCGGCGCAGAAGTCGAACACGATCATCTACGTCATCCTGATCGCGGATCGCAATTTCTATAATGGCGGCTTCGGCATCAATCTTGGAGTTACAGGCGCTGCGGATATGGATCGTCTGGCAAGAGAGACAGGCGGCCGCGTCATCAACGTCGGCAATAACGGCAAAAAGCTCGAAGACGCCTTCGACCAGATTCAGGACGAGTTGCGCACCCAGTACCTTGCCAGCTACACGCCTACGAATCTCAAGGTGGACGGGACTTTTCGTACGCTCAATATCTCCTGCCAGAAGGGCCAGAAGGTTCAGGCCCGCAAAGGCTACTACGCGCTTGCTGATTCGATGGGCAACGACGAGTAA